The following coding sequences lie in one Jatrophihabitans sp. genomic window:
- a CDS encoding glycosyltransferase, producing the protein MTRIVDAARPETIQDGVDKQVEAVCEPQDLTLLPPDAAPWFTIIVPTRNEEGSVRPLLSSLADSLGGIPAEVLFVDDSGDGTPEVIRQSARECGLAVRLLHRPAGARAGGLGGAVVAGLKHARGTWAVVMDGDLQHPPELAARLVQVGQARQLDLVAGTRYLGSGASDGLADGYRRAVSGLATRVTKAVFPRRLSRISDPMSGFFAVRLAALDLDRLDPIGFKILLELMIRQPRLQVAEVPFVFGTRVAGESKASLREGLRFVRHMLRLRLLVLRNQVRRSSTDNGAGRFARLLAFGAVGATGIGVNTAALWFFSEYVVHPHYLIAAVLATEVSTSWNFVLTEKFVFRGDKPGTRLGRGVRFFLLNHLALLPRLPLLALLVGVFSANLLVANVITLALLFLVRFVVADSAIYAKPDEQVVEKQPMRITVDLTGVQRPAAIESAEQAEQAEQVTGSRTGHQQARRPVSATSRYLPYRYSIDGVLSVGSQVPLKELEYFRAQWLGNDVDLSIRIDQVGAGPRTRALMTQHMAPAGVSYSEHFGRLGANFRVDIGDKIEVTCSPTLARSPHVLYTNVIEALLRFIAVSRGVILLHSACLEVDGRGLLLSARTDTGKTGSVLKLLREHGAKFLSDDMTILHPDGHATCFPKPLTISHHTLRAVQAGDLTAAEWRRLKLQSRLHSKEGRNFGLVLAGLNIPIMGINSLTQRIVPPPKYNVDRLVECNVIRNTQIENLFVIERGEPVLADIPFDEAIQTLVENTDDAYGFPPFRQMAPSIVIGDDDYAELRRKERQILTQAMTGIRVRRLGSDTFSWAEDIAGLLRSETADTQQAAEVVPAVPVAAPTAAPAASPVVDPPVNGPAVLPAPA; encoded by the coding sequence TTGACCAGAATTGTTGACGCCGCACGTCCCGAGACGATTCAGGACGGGGTGGATAAGCAGGTCGAAGCGGTGTGTGAGCCGCAGGACCTGACCCTCCTACCGCCTGACGCGGCGCCGTGGTTCACCATCATCGTGCCGACCCGGAATGAGGAAGGCTCGGTGCGCCCGTTGCTGTCCTCATTGGCCGACAGCCTCGGCGGCATTCCCGCCGAGGTGCTCTTCGTCGATGACAGCGGCGACGGCACGCCTGAGGTGATCCGGCAGTCGGCTCGTGAGTGCGGTCTGGCGGTGCGGCTGCTGCACCGGCCGGCCGGCGCCAGGGCTGGCGGGCTCGGCGGTGCGGTGGTGGCCGGGCTCAAGCACGCCCGGGGAACCTGGGCGGTCGTGATGGACGGCGACCTGCAGCACCCGCCGGAGCTGGCGGCAAGGCTCGTCCAGGTCGGACAGGCCAGGCAGTTGGACCTGGTGGCGGGCACTCGCTACCTCGGCTCAGGCGCTTCTGACGGGTTGGCCGATGGCTACCGGCGCGCGGTCTCGGGCCTGGCCACCCGGGTGACCAAGGCGGTGTTCCCGCGGCGGCTGTCGAGGATCTCCGATCCGATGTCGGGCTTCTTCGCCGTCCGGTTGGCCGCGCTGGACCTGGACCGGCTGGACCCGATCGGTTTCAAGATCCTGCTCGAGCTGATGATCCGCCAACCCCGGTTGCAAGTGGCCGAGGTCCCGTTCGTGTTCGGCACCAGGGTCGCTGGTGAGAGCAAGGCATCGCTGCGTGAGGGTCTGCGGTTCGTTCGTCACATGCTGCGACTTCGGCTGCTGGTCCTGCGCAACCAGGTGCGCCGGTCCTCCACCGACAATGGCGCCGGCCGGTTCGCCCGGCTGCTGGCCTTCGGCGCGGTCGGGGCCACCGGCATCGGGGTCAACACCGCCGCCCTCTGGTTCTTCTCCGAGTATGTGGTGCACCCCCATTACCTGATCGCCGCGGTGTTGGCGACCGAGGTGTCCACCAGCTGGAACTTCGTGCTCACCGAGAAGTTCGTCTTCCGGGGGGACAAGCCTGGAACCCGGCTCGGACGCGGCGTCCGGTTCTTCTTGCTCAACCACCTGGCGCTGCTGCCCCGGCTGCCGTTGCTGGCGCTGCTGGTGGGGGTGTTCTCGGCCAACCTGCTGGTGGCCAACGTGATCACCCTGGCGCTGCTGTTCCTGGTGCGGTTCGTGGTCGCGGACTCGGCGATCTACGCCAAGCCCGACGAGCAGGTCGTGGAGAAGCAGCCGATGCGCATCACCGTCGACCTGACCGGCGTGCAGCGTCCTGCGGCGATCGAGTCCGCCGAGCAGGCCGAGCAGGCCGAGCAGGTCACCGGCTCCCGGACCGGTCACCAGCAGGCCCGCCGTCCGGTCAGCGCGACCAGTCGTTACCTGCCCTACCGCTACTCCATCGACGGCGTGCTCAGCGTCGGCTCGCAGGTGCCGCTGAAGGAGCTGGAGTACTTCCGTGCCCAGTGGCTGGGCAACGACGTCGACCTGAGCATCCGCATCGACCAGGTCGGCGCCGGTCCGCGGACCCGTGCACTGATGACTCAGCACATGGCGCCCGCCGGTGTCAGCTACTCCGAGCACTTCGGCCGGCTCGGCGCGAACTTCCGAGTCGACATCGGCGACAAGATCGAGGTCACCTGCTCGCCCACGCTGGCACGCTCGCCGCACGTGCTCTACACCAACGTGATCGAGGCGCTGCTGCGGTTCATCGCGGTGTCTCGAGGGGTGATCCTGCTGCACTCGGCCTGCCTGGAAGTCGACGGCCGCGGCTTGTTGCTGTCGGCCCGCACCGACACCGGCAAGACCGGCAGCGTCCTCAAGCTCTTGCGCGAGCACGGCGCCAAGTTCCTTTCCGACGACATGACCATCCTGCACCCCGACGGCCACGCCACCTGCTTCCCCAAGCCGCTGACGATCAGCCACCACACCCTGCGGGCGGTGCAGGCCGGTGACTTGACAGCGGCCGAGTGGCGGCGGCTGAAGCTGCAGAGCAGGCTGCACTCCAAGGAGGGCCGCAACTTCGGCCTGGTGCTGGCCGGCCTGAACATCCCGATCATGGGCATCAACTCCTTGACCCAGCGCATCGTGCCGCCGCCGAAGTACAACGTCGACCGTCTGGTGGAGTGCAACGTCATCCGCAACACCCAGATCGAGAACCTGTTCGTGATCGAGCGTGGCGAGCCGGTGCTGGCCGACATCCCGTTCGACGAGGCCATCCAGACGCTGGTGGAGAACACCGATGACGCCTACGGATTCCCGCCGTTCCGCCAGATGGCGCCCTCGATCGTGATCGGTGACGACGACTACGCCGAGCTGCGCCGCAAGGAGCGCCAGATCCTGACGCAGGCGATGACCGGCATCCGGGTGCGCAGGCTGGGATCTGACACCTTCTCCTGGGCCGAGGACATCGCCGGCCTGCTCCGGAGCGAGACCGCGGACACCCAGCAGGCGGCCGAGGTCGTGCCGGCTGTGCCGGTCGCCGCGCCGACTGCCGCTCCGGCCGCTTCGCCGGTCGTCGATCCGCCGGTCAACGGGCCGGCCGTCCTGCCGGCCCCCGCATGA
- a CDS encoding alkaline phosphatase family protein: MRRLPAAVGAVLLTALLPVPVATAAPTSSALQTPIEHFVYMLQGDRSFDNYFGTYPGAEGIPPDVCQKRVVTGSDEGCVEPFSLHGKTVESLGAGTVELDNQYDEGRMDGFVAAYQNQGRDGSAVMGYYDQRDLPTYWGLADRYVLFDHFFSSTRSGQRVNRSYWVSGSPPPPGSPKAVAVDYARHPTIFDRLQAAGVDWKFYVQGYDPKQTYRTNSRTTPTTQPVRVPLLNYPRFLDDPALSSRIVDLSQYYRDLDNGKLPAVSYIASTGPSERSARSIASGQRLVTNLVGSLMVSTAWKSSAFLLSYDGSGGWYDHVRPPQVDSEGYGMRVPALLVSPYARPGHINKEVLDYTSPLAFIEDNWGLAPLAARDAAATSIAGAFDFKSGPRPAELRFAEPAVAKVAATSVSVVFWCYGVVLCLVVGLVVFAVVRSRRNPGPALPSQDRTPYSSALVKAKT, from the coding sequence ATGAGAAGACTGCCAGCCGCCGTTGGAGCGGTCCTGCTGACCGCGTTGCTGCCCGTGCCGGTCGCCACCGCGGCGCCTACCAGTTCCGCCTTGCAGACCCCGATCGAGCACTTCGTCTACATGCTGCAAGGGGACCGGTCCTTCGACAACTACTTCGGCACGTACCCCGGCGCCGAGGGAATCCCGCCGGACGTCTGCCAGAAGCGCGTCGTCACCGGCTCCGACGAGGGCTGCGTCGAGCCTTTCTCACTGCACGGCAAGACCGTCGAGTCGCTGGGGGCGGGCACCGTGGAGCTGGACAACCAGTACGACGAGGGCCGGATGGACGGGTTCGTGGCCGCCTACCAGAACCAGGGGCGCGACGGTAGCGCCGTGATGGGCTATTACGACCAGCGCGATCTGCCGACCTACTGGGGGCTGGCCGACCGCTACGTCCTGTTCGATCACTTCTTCTCCTCGACCAGGTCCGGGCAGCGGGTCAACCGCTCGTACTGGGTGTCAGGCAGCCCACCGCCGCCGGGCAGCCCCAAGGCGGTCGCGGTCGACTACGCCCGGCACCCGACGATCTTCGACCGGCTACAGGCGGCCGGAGTCGACTGGAAGTTCTACGTGCAGGGCTATGACCCGAAGCAGACCTACCGAACCAACTCCAGGACCACTCCCACCACCCAGCCGGTGCGGGTCCCCTTGCTCAACTACCCCCGGTTCCTCGATGACCCGGCCTTGAGCTCGCGCATCGTGGACCTCTCCCAGTACTACCGCGACCTGGACAACGGAAAGCTGCCGGCGGTGTCCTACATCGCCAGCACCGGCCCCAGCGAGCGCTCGGCACGGTCGATCGCCAGCGGCCAGCGCCTGGTCACCAACCTGGTCGGCTCGCTGATGGTGAGCACGGCATGGAAGTCCTCGGCATTCTTGCTCTCCTATGACGGTTCCGGTGGCTGGTATGACCATGTGCGGCCACCACAGGTTGACTCCGAGGGTTACGGCATGCGGGTTCCAGCTCTGCTGGTGAGCCCCTACGCCCGACCTGGGCACATCAACAAAGAGGTTCTGGACTACACCAGCCCGCTGGCTTTCATCGAGGACAACTGGGGCCTGGCGCCGCTGGCCGCACGCGATGCCGCGGCCACGTCGATCGCCGGCGCTTTCGACTTCAAGTCAGGCCCTCGCCCGGCCGAGCTCCGGTTCGCCGAACCAGCCGTAGCCAAGGTTGCGGCCACCTCGGTATCGGTGGTGTTCTGGTGTTACGGCGTGGTGCTGTGCCTGGTGGTCGGGCTGGTGGTGTTTGCGGTCGTGCGTAGCCGGCGCAACCCGGGCCCGGCTCTGCCGTCCCAAGACAGGACTCCGTACTCGTCAGCTCTAGTGAAGGCAAAGACATGA
- a CDS encoding glycosyltransferase family 39 protein: MTSNTEPAFLSAVLAPARESLAARREARPGGRSWTALLDNPRLRTALPVALTLCLAAFLRFWQLDRVGFNSDEAVYTGTAASLAGDDVLRQMFPVFRAHPVLLQLLVSFGQYGGVSDWAARAVAAGIGVAAVLATYLLGRRLYDHRIGLLAALIIAVMPYHVVVSRQVLLDGLMTLCATLVLYCVARYVESAALHWMLASCAVMGLTVLAKETSLVLVGGLYAFFALTPSVRIRLRHVGLGLLVMIAVVAAFPLSMSLSDRASSGQNYLLWQLFRRSNHEPWFYAEVLPPAFGWLTLLLAVVGLVLSRGHNTWRERLLLTWLAVPVVFFTVWPVKGYQYLLPIAPVIAILAARAVVRVSTLAALRRRGQKIATGASLALVLVLVISLLVPTWSRIQPSTSGTYLAGTGGLPGGREAGRWLEQNVPPSTQLLAIGPSMANVLQFYGHRRVFALSVSTDPANRNPSYQPVPNPDLAMRQARFQYLVWDSYTAGRSPSFSAKLTALVAKYHGVAVFTSPVTVRAKSGQPVEVPVVVIYRVRPA; encoded by the coding sequence ATGACGAGCAACACCGAACCGGCTTTCCTGTCCGCGGTCCTGGCTCCGGCCCGCGAAAGCCTGGCCGCCCGGCGCGAAGCGCGCCCGGGCGGTCGGTCTTGGACTGCTCTGCTCGACAACCCACGGCTGCGGACGGCGCTGCCCGTGGCGCTGACCCTCTGCCTGGCCGCCTTTCTGCGGTTCTGGCAGCTGGATCGGGTGGGCTTCAACAGCGATGAGGCCGTCTACACCGGCACGGCCGCGTCGCTGGCCGGCGATGACGTGCTGCGGCAGATGTTTCCGGTGTTCCGGGCCCATCCGGTGCTTCTGCAGCTCCTGGTGTCCTTCGGCCAGTACGGCGGGGTCAGCGACTGGGCTGCCCGAGCGGTCGCGGCTGGGATCGGGGTCGCGGCCGTGCTGGCGACCTACCTGCTGGGACGGCGGCTCTATGACCACCGGATCGGGCTGCTGGCGGCCCTGATCATCGCTGTGATGCCCTATCACGTGGTGGTCAGCCGCCAGGTGCTGCTGGACGGCCTGATGACGCTGTGCGCCACGCTGGTGCTGTACTGCGTCGCGCGGTACGTCGAGTCGGCCGCCCTGCACTGGATGCTCGCCAGTTGCGCGGTGATGGGCCTGACGGTGCTGGCCAAGGAGACCAGCCTGGTGCTGGTGGGCGGTCTGTACGCCTTCTTCGCCCTCACCCCCTCGGTCCGGATCCGGCTGCGCCACGTCGGCCTGGGCCTGCTGGTGATGATCGCAGTGGTCGCGGCCTTCCCGCTGTCGATGTCGCTGTCGGATCGGGCCAGTTCCGGTCAGAATTACCTGTTATGGCAGCTCTTTCGCCGGTCCAACCACGAGCCCTGGTTCTACGCCGAGGTGCTGCCGCCGGCGTTCGGCTGGCTGACGCTGCTGCTGGCCGTCGTTGGCCTGGTGTTGTCGCGGGGGCACAACACCTGGCGTGAGCGGCTGCTGCTCACCTGGCTGGCGGTGCCGGTGGTGTTCTTCACCGTGTGGCCTGTCAAGGGTTATCAGTACCTGCTTCCGATCGCACCGGTGATCGCCATCCTCGCCGCGCGTGCTGTCGTCCGGGTCAGCACGCTGGCCGCGCTGCGGCGCCGGGGCCAGAAGATCGCGACCGGCGCCTCCTTGGCCCTGGTGCTGGTGCTGGTGATCAGCCTGCTGGTTCCGACCTGGTCACGCATCCAGCCCTCCACCAGCGGCACCTACCTGGCCGGCACCGGCGGCCTGCCGGGCGGTCGCGAGGCAGGGCGCTGGCTGGAACAGAACGTGCCGCCCAGCACCCAGCTGCTGGCGATCGGGCCGTCGATGGCCAATGTCCTGCAGTTCTACGGTCACCGGCGGGTGTTCGCGCTGTCGGTGAGCACTGACCCGGCCAATCGCAACCCCTCGTACCAGCCGGTGCCCAATCCGGATCTGGCGATGCGCCAGGCCCGGTTCCAGTACTTGGTCTGGGACTCCTACACCGCTGGGCGCTCGCCGTCCTTCAGCGCGAAGTTGACCGCGCTGGTCGCCAAGTACCACGGCGTGGCGGTGTTCACCTCGCCGGTCACCGTCAGGGCGAAGTCAGGCCAGCCCGTCGAAGTGCCGGTCGTCGTGATCTATCGGGTGCGTCCAGCATGA